In Streptomyces pluripotens, the genomic window GCGGCGAGGCGTCGGGTCTCGTCCGGTCCGGGGGTGCGTTCGGCCAGGCGGGCGAGCACAGGTCGGGCGGTGTGCTGGTAGGCGGCCTGCAGGTGGGTGAGGGATTGCCGTGCGGCGGCGGCCTGCTGCTCGTGTCCGCGTTGTTGGTGCCAGTGGTCCAGGGCGATCAGTACGTAGACCGCGGTGGCCAGCAGGGCTACCACGGCGGAGCCGTCCTCGCCGCCGACGGCGCGCATCAGTTCCTTGCCTGCCTGCCGTAGAGCGTATGCGCTCTGGTGTTCGGCGCGGATCGCGGAGCGGTTCGCGCGGTCGAACGCGGCTGCTGCGGCATGCAGTTCGGCTCGGGCTCCCTTCGGGGCGGTGGCGGCGGTGTTGTGGAGCAGTTCGGCGAACGCTGCCGCCTGGGCCTGTACCTGCCTGTCGAACGCCTCTTGGTCATGTCCGTCCTCCGGCCAGAGGAGGAAGGTGTGGGTGGTGCGCAGTTCGGTCTCCGCGCACCTCCATGCGTCGGCCTTCGTGCTCTGGCCGTTCCGGACCGATGCCCTGACCGTGGTGTCGGCGGGGGTCGGGAGGAAGCGTTCACGCAGGCGGTTGAGGGACAGGTCGGGGGCGAGGGTGGAGCCGGCGTAGTAGATCGGCTCGTCGTTGGCGTCGGTGTCGCCGGGGGCGGCGAGGCTGTAGCCGGTGGTCTCACCGGTCCCCGGGCCGATCCGTGTCTGGACCTTGATGCCCAGGGCCGTGAGTACGGCGAAATACTCGTGCTCATCGCGCGCGGCGGCTGCTGCGGCGTATGCGTGCTCGCGCAGCCATTGCCGCGTGGTCGTCTTCCGGCCCTGGCGCTCGGCCTTGGCCACCTCGGCCCCGGTGGGTGTTTTCGGGGCGGTGCCGTCGCCGGACTTCAGGCGCCGAAGCCCGAGTTCGATCTCGATCTTGCGGCACTCGGCCTGGGCGCGCCGGCCGTCGCCCTTGTTGCGGGGGCGCCGGCCGTCCTCGCGCACGCTGGTGGCCAGGATGTGAATGTGATCCTCGGCGTGCCGCACCGCGATCCACCGGCAGCCCGAGTCGTCGCTGTGCGGGGCGATGCCAGTGGCGTGGACGACGCGGCGGGCGACCTCGGCCCATTCGGTGTCGGTGAGGTAGCGGTCACCGGGGGCTGTGCGGACAGGGCAGTGCCATACGTGCTGCGGCACCTTCTTCCCGGTGCGCTGCCGACGCAGTTCGACCGGCTGGTCGAGGTACTGCGCAAGTTCGGACAGCGCGGACTGGTGCTCGTCGAGGGGGACGCGTCCGGGGTCGGTGATACCGGGCATGGCGAAGGCGGCGACGATGTGCGGGTCGGTGTGCTCGTTGCGGCGGCCCGGTCCGAAGAGGTAGGAGAGCAGGCCGCGAGTGCGATCCCCAGTGGAAACGTCAGGCACCACGGCGACCACCACCCGCCAGAACCTGCTCCAGCGCGCGACGTGCCAGCCGCGCGACCTGGTGCAGTTCGTCCAGGACCTGTTCGGCACGGTCGGGCAAGTCGCCGCTGTGGATCGCGCGGACGATCTGGTTGAGGTTCGAGCCGATCCGGTGGAACTCCCGCAGCAGCCTGCCGAACCTCTGCTCAAGGCTGCGGGCATCCGTGACGGCCGACTCCATGACGCTCGTCACACCGCAGGTACCGTCCTGCTCATCCTCGGGGTTCCGGACACCGTCGTGGACGTGATCATGGGATGGGGGCCCGGCCAGTCCGCCCGCATGCGTCGGCGATACCAGCACCTGACGGACCGGGTGCTCAAGGACACCGCCGACAAGATCGGCGGGTTGCTTTGGGAGCAGGTAACTGACTGACCGAACCCTCTGTGAGGGTGAGGGCGCGGTTTCCCCACCGGGCCCTCACCTCACGGCGAGGTTTCGGGCGGGTGTACCCCGTCGTGTTCAGCACCGCAGGCCCGGGGGTGCGGCCGAGCCGCAGCGGGTCATTCACTCATCATCAACGAGGCCGGGTAGTAGCAACTGCCTGTGTCGTTGGCGTGACGCTTCTTGCGGCTTAGCAGCTCATCGAGCGTGGTGTGCCCGTCGAGCACGGCGAAGATGTCGACGCCCTCCATTGTGATGAAGCACGTCCCCTCGGCGTAGCGCTCCTTGGCGCCCTTTGTGAACCCGCGCACGCTTATGTACAAGCCGAGCGCGTTCTTGCCCTTGTGTCGCACCTTCTCGACGAAGCTGCCAAGGTAGTGGACCTCAACCGGCTCCTTCAACCACTTCGCCTCCACGATGTACACGTCCGTGTCGTACGTGATGGATCCATCGATCTGCTCGTAAGACAGGCTGTAGGAGAGTCGCGGGTCCAGGTCGAACAGGCGGAAGAGCGGTAGCTGTCAAGTCAAATGAAACGTATGTGCGGCTATGAGTTGTGTTGCTGTGGTTCACGCCGCCTGGCGGGGTCGTTGATCCATGCCTGCTGGGGAATCGTCGGTGGTGCGGGGCGGCGGTTGAAGCGTTCGGGATGCTGCTCGAAGGCGGCTGTGAGGGTGGCCGCCCGCTGCTCGCGGACGAGTTCGGCGGTGCCGAAGTGGACGCTGGCGGGGGTGTGGTAGCCGATCCCGGAATGCCTGTGCACGTGGTTGTAGTGCGAGATGAACGCGTCCATCCACTCCCGCGCGTGGGCGAGGGAATCGAAGCGTTCTGGGTAGTCCGGCTGGTACTTCGTGGTGCGGAACTGGCTCTCGCTGAACGGGTTGTCGTTGCTGACCCTGGGCCTGGAGTGGCTACGGGTCACGCCGAGGTCGAGGAGCATCTGGGAGACCTGCTTGGACGTCATGGAGGTGCCGCGGTCGGCGTGCACGGTGTGCGGCACGATCCCGTTGCGGTCGATCGCCTCACGGATCAACTCCTCGGCCCGCGCGGCGGATTCGGCCGCCTCGACGGTGTGGCCGACGGCGTAGCGGGAGTAGATGTCCAGGATGACGTAGCCGTGGTACCAGTTTCCCTTCGCCGGGCCGGCCAGGCATGTGATGTCCCAACTCCATACCTGCGAGGGGCCGTCGGCCACGAGCTCGGGAACCGTGTGGGGCGGGTGGGTGGCCTGACGGCGGCGTTCACCGTCCTGCCCGGCCTCCTTCAGGATCCGGTACATGGTGCGCTCGGAGCAGTGATAGCGGCCGTCGTCCAGTTCCCGGGCGTAGATCTGCGCGGGTGGCAGGTCCACGTACTCGGGCCGGTTCATCAGCTCCAGCACCGCCTGCCGCTCGGTGTCCGACAAGGCGTTGACCGGCGTGGGCCTCGGCGCCTTGGGTCTGGGCGGGGCCGGGTTCAGCCGCCGGTGATGGGTGGCCCGGGAGCGTCCGGCGATCCGGCACGCCGCCACGATGCCCAGGTACGGGGTCAGCTCCTCCACGGCCTCGTGGAGGAGCGGCTCCAGGGCGTCCTTCAGTCCGCGCTCTTGGAGAGTGCTTCCAAGAGCGCGTGTGTTTTTCCCAGCACCTCCAGCGCGGCATCCCGCTTCGCAACCTCCTTCTCCAGCCGCTCCACCTGACGCCGCAGCTTGTCGTTCTCGGCCTCGGCGGGGTGCTTCTTCGGGCGGGTGGGGCTGGTGCGGTGGTCGGTCAGCTTCTCCAGCGCGCCGGCGTCTCTGGCCTGACGCCACTCGATGACGTGGGAGTGGTACAGCCTCTCCCGGCGCAGAATCGCGCCCTTGTCTCCGGCGGGGGCGGCGTCGTACTCGGCGACGATGCGCAACTTGTACTCGGCCGAGAAGCGACGACGCTTCGGCCGCGGAGCGGGAACCTGCTCGGAAGAATTGGTACGGGACATGCGGATGGGTGCTCCTGTCGTGCACGCCCACAATATCTGATCATTTCAGGGCGTCTCACCCAACGGTGTCAGAGAGGGGAGCTGGTTGAGGAATGGCTCGAACTCACGTCCGGCCTTCTGTCGATTGGGTTCTGCCTCCAAGCGCAAGAACTCGTCCTTCAGCTCCGACAGTCGCTGAGCAAAACTGCGGCGGGTCTCGGTCGCCGCGCGGTGCTCCGCCAGGTCGCTCGTGAAGCGCGCCTCGTCCGCGATGAGGCCCCGGTGCCGGTCCACACAAGCCTTCAGTGCCGCCACTGCCTCCAGAGCTTCGGTGATCAACGTGTCGGCATCCTCGTGCCGCTTGAGCTTGGGGAAGCTCGTCATCTCCGAAACCTCGACCATGAGGTTGATCGACAGGTCGCCATACCGCCGTTCGTTGCCGTGCAGCCGGTCCACGAACTCCTCGGCGGTCTGCCATTTGTAGCCAGAGAAGTCGAGTGCAGCGAGGAGCTCTGGGTATCCCTTGGCCCACCGGCGGATGAAGCCTTCGAGGTCACCCTTGTACCAAAAGATGTGCTTGAGGGCGGATCCGAGCGCA contains:
- a CDS encoding IS3 family transposase; its protein translation is MEELTPYLGIVAACRIAGRSRATHHRRLNPAPPRPKAPRPTPVNALSDTERQAVLELMNRPEYVDLPPAQIYARELDDGRYHCSERTMYRILKEAGQDGERRRQATHPPHTVPELVADGPSQVWSWDITCLAGPAKGNWYHGYVILDIYSRYAVGHTVEAAESAARAEELIREAIDRNGIVPHTVHADRGTSMTSKQVSQMLLDLGVTRSHSRPRVSNDNPFSESQFRTTKYQPDYPERFDSLAHAREWMDAFISHYNHVHRHSGIGYHTPASVHFGTAELVREQRAATLTAAFEQHPERFNRRPAPPTIPQQAWINDPARRREPQQHNS
- the mobC gene encoding plasmid mobilization relaxosome protein MobC, translated to MESAVTDARSLEQRFGRLLREFHRIGSNLNQIVRAIHSGDLPDRAEQVLDELHQVARLARRALEQVLAGGGRRGA
- a CDS encoding restriction endonuclease, producing the protein MFDLDPRLSYSLSYEQIDGSITYDTDVYIVEAKWLKEPVEVHYLGSFVEKVRHKGKNALGLYISVRGFTKGAKERYAEGTCFITMEGVDIFAVLDGHTTLDELLSRKKRHANDTGSCYYPASLMMSE
- a CDS encoding transposase, whose product is MSRTNSSEQVPAPRPKRRRFSAEYKLRIVAEYDAAPAGDKGAILRRERLYHSHVIEWRQARDAGALEKLTDHRTSPTRPKKHPAEAENDKLRRQVERLEKEVAKRDAALEVLGKTHALLEALSKSAD
- a CDS encoding relaxase/mobilization nuclease domain-containing protein → MVPDVSTGDRTRGLLSYLFGPGRRNEHTDPHIVAAFAMPGITDPGRVPLDEHQSALSELAQYLDQPVELRRQRTGKKVPQHVWHCPVRTAPGDRYLTDTEWAEVARRVVHATGIAPHSDDSGCRWIAVRHAEDHIHILATSVREDGRRPRNKGDGRRAQAECRKIEIELGLRRLKSGDGTAPKTPTGAEVAKAERQGRKTTTRQWLREHAYAAAAAARDEHEYFAVLTALGIKVQTRIGPGTGETTGYSLAAPGDTDANDEPIYYAGSTLAPDLSLNRLRERFLPTPADTTVRASVRNGQSTKADAWRCAETELRTTHTFLLWPEDGHDQEAFDRQVQAQAAAFAELLHNTAATAPKGARAELHAAAAAFDRANRSAIRAEHQSAYALRQAGKELMRAVGGEDGSAVVALLATAVYVLIALDHWHQQRGHEQQAAAARQSLTHLQAAYQHTARPVLARLAERTPGPDETRRLAAAVQAVVPEHAQRILTDPAWPALATALAQAESAGTPPRHALTAAAGRRELDSADHPAQVLTWRLRNNTADQTNARTRAATTRTRQATTTSTQSTPTPAAVQRPDDTLRRRR